The genomic stretch AAAAAGGGTGATCTCAGTCCATTTCCATTCGTACCGTGGTGTGTTTCACTGCAGGTGTGAACGCAGTTTGGACCAAGCACAGGAAAAGAAGCAGAGATGTGCAGTATTATTGGTTGTTTGACAATGAGCATTTGATCAAATGCACGCATTATCAGAACTTGGTTTCTCTGAAACATTTTGTGAGTAGCAGCACATTTATGAGCACATCCTATGCAGATTAGGTTAGACCGGGGCTATACAGGAGATATAGGCTACTGAATACATTCACTGCATGTCATAGTTAGAGCAACTATTGCACTATTTTCCTCCCAAATGTTGTTGGAAGACCTAAGCTAAAGTATTATAACGATTGGCTGGGACACACAAGTGATGCTCCATGATGATCATAGATGGATTTAACATGAGAATTTTTGCCCAATAAACAAAATACTTACATGAAGATGTTAGTTCGTTTGACATTTGGCAGTGTGGAACCAACTGGACCAAATGAAAAATATCTGCCAGGCTATAATTGCTGCCATTGAAAACGAACTGTGGGTTCACTGTGCCTTGCAGGGCATCAGAGGGGAGTGCCAAAACCTCATCAATCACTTTGAGGACAACCCAGAGGAGGTGGCTATGATGGTGGGACAGAAGGAGAGCAGCAAGACTGTCAGCAATGAGGCCCTCATGACTGTGTTCCACCCCCAGGATGCTGAAAACCTGGATCCCAAAATGGTGGGATTTTACTCTAAAATATGACCTTCTCTCCTAATATGAAGAAATATACAATTTCTGTTTTCTTTAGGAGTGCTGTTTTTTCCACCCAGTGTGAGAATGTGCTCTCCTTGTACTGTCTAGGTGTCTCAGCCTTGACAGCTCATTTCTTATTCCGCTGTTTAATCTCTGTGCCTGACAGCTAAAGGAGAAGATGAAGGAGCAGTCATGGAACATCCACTTCTCAGAGTATGGCCGTGGCACCAGTATGTTCTGTACCAAGAAGACACGAGACCTGATTGTGCGTGGTGTCCCTGAGGCCTTAAGGGGAGAGCTCTGGATGCTCTTCTCAGGTTCTGTTTGATATGGCTCTTTCACTGTTTTTTGGCTCATATGTCTCCTTCACTGATGTGTAAAAGTGTGGTGTCTATAATGTTTTGCAATATGTGTTTTATTTAAATATGGTGTGGTGTTTTGCCTTGGTACCATAGGTGCAGTCAATGACATGGCCGCTAACCCTGGGTATTACAGTGAGATAGTCGATAAGTCTCTGGGGACCAGCACCCTTGCCActgatgagatagagagagacctgcACCGCTCCCTACCAGAGCACCCTGCCTTCCAGAGCGACACAGGCATCTCTGCCCTGCGCAGAGTCCTCACTGCATATGCCTACAGGAACCCCAAAATCGGCTATTGCCAGGTGCTAATCTAGAAACCCCTATAACACTTCCCTGCGTTCGTTCTCTCAAGAAGCTTATAGGCATCTTTACATCTATCCTCCTTTTCTCTTGTGAAGGCCATGAACATCCTGACGTCGGTCCTGTTGCTCTATGCTAAAGAGGAGGAGGCTTTCTGGCTGCTAGTGGCTGTCTGTGAGAGGATGCTGCCTGACTACTTTAACCGCAGGATCATTGGTGAGAGACGCAGCTGAATAACAATATAATTTCCAGTGTTGCATCACGTTAAAtatatgcactgtatgtgtgtttgataCTGAATACCTGGCTTACACTTTCTCCCATAACTGCTATAAATCCTGTTTACAAATATCTTGTATTTCCTCAGGTGCCCTGGTGGACCAGGCGGTGTTTGAGGAGCTGATCCGAATGCACCTCACCCAGCTGACGGAGCACATGACAGACCTGACCTTCTTCTCCTCTGTGTCCCTGTCCTGGTTCCTCACCCTGTTTATCAGTGTCCTGCCCATAGAGAGTGCTGTCAACGTGGTTGACTGCTTCTTCTATGACGGCATCAAAGCCATCCTGCAGCTGGGCCTGGCTGTGCTCGACTACAACATGGAGGGTTTGATCAGCTCCCATGACGACGCTGAGGCAGTCACCATCCTCAGCAAGTGAGTGTCAACACAGAGAGATCTGAAGGTCAACTGAATTGGTTATTTCAAAGTACTGTATTAGGTTTATGAAAGATTGTGAAGTAACAATCTCCAAAACAGTGAGTTAATTCTACAGGAATGCCCATCTTGTTCATGTTACTTAACTGCTGCTCTGTTTGTCCTGGCAGGTTTTTTGATAATGTGACCAATAAGGACAGTCCTCTACCACAAACAGTGCAGCAAAACTCAGTGGGGAACAACGACAAAGCATCATCGCTCTCCAAGGTGGACATCAGTGATCTCATCAAAGAAGCCTATGAGGTACTGTAACAGTCAGTGTTGCTAGGACTGACCCCATGTCTCAATGTCAGGCTTGTCATTTAGCCTTTTTAATTTGCTTATAGAAATATGGAGACATGAAATCAGAGGAAGTAGAGCGCATGCGGAAAAGAAACAAACTGTATGTAATCCAAACATTAGAGGATACGACTAAACAAAATGTGGTGAGTGGCACATCCTCAAACTTCCATTGCAACCTTTTGGCATTGTTTACAACAATATTATGTAGGATTAATTGATATTTACTTTTTCCTCAGCTACGGGTAGTGTCACAAGAAGTAAAGTTCAGTGTTCCCCAGCTTGATAACCTTTATGCATTGTTCAAGGTATCACAATCACTACTGCATACTGCTGCATACTGTACACTACATGCATTAATATTCCTTGTCATAGACACAGAGTTGACATGACTGGCATGAAAAATGGAAATTTGTTGAAAAGACAGATTTAACTGCTGGAAATTGAGTACTTCAATGTGTTTCCAGAGGCAACATTTCCTCAGCTGCTACTGGACGATGAACAGCCCAGTGCTGCTACACCACGACCCCAGCCTGGCCTATCTGGAGCAGTACCAGCTGGGCTTCCATCAGTTCAGGGTGCTCTTCTCCCTCCTGGAGCCCTGGTCCCTCTGCAGCGGCAACGATGCCCTCTTCCTCTGGGCCTTCCGCCTGCTGGATGAGAACCAGGATGGCCTTGTCAACTTCAAAGAGTTCTGCTGTGCCCTGGGTAAGGCTAGACCAGTGCTCTGATTCATTGCTACAGATCTATGATCGCTGTGCCCACCCTCCGTTTTCACCATTATCTGTGTAAGGTATGTCACATCTAATCCTGCATCAACCTCATGCAACCTTTCATGCAAATGTtgttctttctgcagacattttGTACAGTGGCACTTTCACCAACAAACTGAAATTCCTGTTCAAGCTTCATCTGCCACCAGGTAAGTAAGATCACCGGAAACTGCATAAGCACCTTCTCTCTCACTTGTCATTCTACATCCATGATACTTTTGATCTGTATTCCTTCTGCTTGAATACATCATTTAGAATAAAAAACGAATCTAACTCTAAAttcgccaggtcgcagttgtaaatgagaacttgttctcaactagcctacctggttaaataaagatgaacaaaaaaataaaggtTTGCAAAGGGTCAGAAACTTTCTGGTAAATTTCCAGaatttttccatgggaagttaagtcCTGGAATTtttcttaaattcatcaaaaaagttatcttaaaacagtgaaccttttttgtgggatacacataaggcaattctaggtcttgtggcatattttggactatccccaattcaatggaattgcaacccactgcatgcacagtgcactcttccatcacatggtcaactgattctcaagatcttgcacactagtgagatgctattgagcacacactactacactgtctgagtcacagactacatgctttctggtaagttttgattacagtaCTGGGTGAGGTGAATAGATTTTATATGACCTACATgattttgttaactagtaaatagtagcctacagcaaagtgtgtttaaatcatttctaacctGTTAAAATTTATTCTAGTTAGTTTTTTCCACCATGtaggttttagcttgcttgagcctgctaactgaggagtgttaattgaCCTGTTTCTATACATGTTtcaatttaaaacatttatcttacaaaggagttgtttaatctaactacttaactatttatctgtacatggaattgtattattatttttttgcaatTTTTTTTTCTAATCTTCACAGGAAACTGCCACaagcactatctgatgtgtggagacatttcactgcaaccaatgtagaaggaaaagctgtgtacatttgcaaatactgtgccaaatcatatgtgaagattgcaacaaagatgcagaatcatctggccaagtgcgtAAAGTTCCCTCAGCACTCACAACAAGCatcctctgacaaaagtccctctacttctattcgaggtgaaaatgatgaatcagacaccttatcgatagcaacagctcatggttctcctggaatcagaagtttggatgaacgtagtcagagaaatggaTGAACGTAGTCAGACAaatgtattggaagagatttctgaatgttcttcgcccagcatacatccctccaaccagacatgctttatctactcatttgctggatgcaaaTGCACTTCAAccgagttcaagtgaaggtcaagcaatcatagagaaagcagcctgtattgcaatcatctctgatgggtggacgaatgttcgtgggcaaggaataattaactacttcatctccacccctcaaccagtattctacaagagcacagacacgagagacaacagacacaccggtctctacattgcagatgagctgaaggccgTCATCAATGACcgtggaccacagaaggtatttgcactggtgacagacaatgctgctaACATGAAGGCtacttggtctaaagtggaggagtcctaccctcacatcacacccactggctgtgctgctcatgcattgaatctgctcctcaaggacatcatggcactgaaaacaatggatacactctacaagagagccaaggaaatggttaggtatgtgaagggtcatcatgttatagcagcaatctacctcaccaagcaaagtgagaagaataagagcaccacattgaagctgcccagcaacacccgttggggtggtgttatcatcatgtttgacagtctcctggaggggaaggagtctctccaataaatggccatatcacagtctgctgatatggacagccccatcaagagggtCCTCCTGGGTGATGTATTTTTttggagagagtggtaagcagcctgaaactcctgaaacctatagcagtagccattgcacgggtTGAGGGAGACagtgccatcctgtctgatgttcagactctgcttgcagagaagaaatccatacagccctgcccacttcactgttgctccaagcagaggaaactgtagttctgaaatacatcaaaaagcgtgaagacttctgcctgaagcccatactcgcggcagcgtacatgttggaccccaagtatgctggcaagagcatcctgtctggtgcagagatcaacaagggcTATGAGGCTTTTTGaccctgacaacgagccatcctcatcaaggttggaaagtgacagtgaagataaggcctcagtctgatgttcaagaggtggatattgaggaggtccagggagaagacatggaaacctgagaggaagacaatcaaagctttagtttctagacaaTCATTTTACAGATATGTTTAAAAAAGGAATGGGAGATGTGATGGATTATTGGGGATCATTCAGTATtaccttttgttgttcagtgcatcccatgtgaagagtcaactcatttaattaaagttcaattaataaatcattttttgttttttttcctattgtaaggatttaatcatttgcaattatgtctacttatgataaggtagaAGGATTAtgtttgtctccatatgatatggtaaatatatccaatgcaaaaaaccatctacattttaaatggtGTTAATatgaatttgcatatatttccattaattcccacggaaagtttccacctctgaatattccccaaaatgtgcaaccgtACTCCCAGTATAGTTTTGCTGTGGACTGTGCCCTTCTAAtttcaactgtactgtatatttcGTGCTACTCTTCTACTCGCCAACTAATCTTTTTGTTAACTGTTTCTTACGTCTGTCCCTACAGTAATGTTGCATGCTCTCACAGACAATGTCTTCTTCTAGCTTTCACAGGGAGTCCTTTCCACTCAAAAGGCCAAAGACTTCCTCACTTTATTCCAATGACTGACGACCTATCCCACTTGTGTCGATTGACTGGTCAGCTTGCTTTGCTCTTTTCTTTCTCTGCTATAACCATTTCACTATTGGCTTCTCTGTGCTTTTCTCTTTAGTAAATGctcatctgtctgtttgtctttaaCAATTTCTCACGTGTTGCTCTATTTTTTTCATGTACAATTTGTTTCACTACGATCTAGATATGTGTTCTTGTAGACAAGGTTTATATATGATATAATTTCTAACTGGTTATGGTTTAGAATAGCAAAATGTACTTTACAGTTACTGTATGACTTCCTTTGACTTATATGAATGTACTTTACACTATGTAGTGTCTGATCTCCCAGAAGATGGCGTGATCAGGAAAAGCCCTGAAAGAGGTAATTTATTTGGCctgtctctttttttcttttaccAAGCTCTTCACAATATTGCTAATTTAAACAGATGATCATTGTACACATGACCATTTGTGTCTGAAAACTGCACTTTCCACAGGCAAAGGGAAAGTGGATCTGCAGGCCTACCTGAAACAATGGCAAGATGAGATACTAAAGAAAGAGGAGAGCATCAAGGATTTACCCAGAATTAACCAGGTAAATACACCCATATCTAGGTTAACATTTTGTCAATCAGGTGAATATGCAATGcagatatctttccaacagatcaACTTTGAACAATTTAATCCACATGTTATGTCATTACTTTATGCAAAAAGAAACACAATGACGAAATCTTAATTGTATTCATCCCCTTTTTTTTGGTGCCAGGCTCAGTTCATCCAGTTCTCCAAAACGCTCTACAATCTGTTCCATGGTGACCCAGAAGAGGAGTCTCTGTACCGTGCTGTGGCTCGTGTCACCAGTCTTCTGCTGAGGATGGAAGAAGTAGGGCGCAGGCTCCAGGAGCCCACTAGCCCCACCCAGGCTGCCCCAGAGGGGGCTCTACTCAACAGGGAGGCCTGCAGCACCCCTGAGAGAAGCTCAGACACCCCTTGCGCTACCATCACTCTGGAGGCAGGCTCCATCCTACAGGAGGTGGAGTGGTCATTCGCCTTTGAGCAGATCTTGGCATCGCTGCTCAACGAGCCTGTCCTTGTGCGCTTCTTTGAGAGGCCTGTGGACATTCAGGCCCGACTGGACCATGCCAAGGGTGCTCAGTTGAAAGCTAAGACAAACAAGTGAACTGAAAGATACACTGTGGTTCTGAACTTCTCAAAGCCAATAAGTCTCTATGTTCACCATTCTCTACTGTTCTTTCTCCGCCTGGTTAGGTAACAGGAGTAGATTCTAAGCCAACCCTGTTCACTGTAACCAAACGCAAGCAATACACTCGTAGAGAATACATTCACACCTCTTAACGCCTATAAATTCCAGTCGTATCTGGTAGATTCATTGTTATAGTCCTGTCATCTGCACACCAGCAAACCTGCTCAAGCATCTTGCTTCTATGTGCCAAAGTGTTTTTTCTCATGCAGTCTTAAATCGCTTCGCTAATTTTTAGAAACACCAGGCTTTCAAATTGGGGTAAGTGTGATCAGTTGACCTGTGTGGAATATGTAGGGAGCAGCAACACTCCAGGGTAATCACTTGAAGTCAACAATGGAAGTCAATCATTGCATGAAACCAGCACATGTAGATGGGATAGATAATTGTATATGATATCTTTACTGTTGCTCATCCATAATTATGCAATGAATGAAACCTAGaatggagagatgaaagagacatCACCATGTTATTGTATTTCTGGGTTTACTTTGTAATGACGGGAAATGGCAAATTTATTTCTGTTAATTTTGTGGAGAGGGGCTTTTGAAAACGATGGGACCACTACTTGCTAAAGGCCCAAGGAAGATTGTCGGAATTctacatttcagtttttttacaACCTATATTATGCTTTTGACTTCAGATTCCATTTGATTTGTTGAAGTATCatgagtgagggaagagaggatgTTGTCATTGCCATTTCAAATCACTTTCAGGACACAAACTAAAAACAAATTGGATAGTTGCAGTTGAGGCAACCAATGTTGTCAAATGAGGACATTGTACAATATTTTTTATCTGACTACTGTCTTGAGTCTTCAAGGGAAATTAAGTAATGTATATATCATTTGATATACAGAGGAATGGACAATAAACATGTCTTATGATTGTTTTCTTTTGATTGATGTTGTATAGTTTAATTGATTTTCAAAGGGATTACTaaatatttttcagagtaaatgttatattcaaatgttttttttatcatGTCTTGTAAAAGGAAATTCTTGTTGTTTGATTATATTTGTGAGACTGAAGATGAAATTATTTGATAGGTGTAACTGGTAGTGTGGCCTGTTAAACATTCCTTTGTATATGGTTTTCCTTTTTTGAAGTCCTTTAAAGCATGAAACTGTGCATGGGCATGGGTACCTTATGATGATAACTAATCATTCCAAATGCAACACAGTTGGTTCTGAATGACTTTATTTCTTGGTTTGATGTGGACTGTAAAATGCAGACTTTTTGTCATTGTTTATTGAAAAAACCCGCTTCAATGTCCTCTGTGTATTATGGATATTCATATTTTACATAAGCAgttataaatgtttatttttttcaaaattAGTCTGTCAGGAAAAGGACAGCTGAGCAACTTTTACAtggtttgtattttctgtatttgaGCGTTCTTCCTCAGTGCCATCTGCGTGCAAAATCAAACCTTGCGGTTATATTATAGTCTCATAAATAGACCCCTTATCCCACACCAATAATCACTTGGCTTAGTAAATATTTCTAAAATGCTGTTCCTTGTTATAATAGCTGCTAAGATGAATATATGTATTTCTCACTTTAAAGCCTTTACTTGACAGCACAATATTGTAAAATATCATAGAGAGGTAGCTACtctgcattaaaaaaaaatcaatgtaGTAAAGTTATAAGAGCCCATATTCATTGGAGAACAAGTGTTAGTGTTGGAAATTAGCAGTTTACTCTTTACATTGCATTAGTGGTGACTTGAGCGGGAAGTTAAATTCACCCGTGAACAAGTCTATTAAAATATTTGCAGGGCAATTACCTTTTGAAATGCCACAATTCTCAATTTGTCATGATAGATTGTTGTGGACTACACTCACATTTAGAAATAAAGAGATTGTGTATAGGCTTTATTGGTTATGCTCTAGATGTGTAGTCAGATCTTTATCAACTTGATGCAATACATAGGATAATTGCGTATTACCAGTGAAACCATATTACGTTaccttttattttacctttaagcTATTTACGCTTTAAGATGTATTTGGGCCTACTTATTGTAAATGTAATTGCTTGGTTGCCAATTAATGGTCTTAATTACAATAATCACAGCTAACGTTATTATAATTTAAGTCTATACTGCCTGTTTTTGTTGGGGGGGGCGGTTCTGGAGGAAAATTAATCCTTTGGAATGTTATGTAGTTTTTGATCTGCCTGTGCCTACCACAAGTGGCACTTTATGTGAATGTCAAACATCTtgaaatgaaataaaatgttaCAATGTAATAAAATAATCTTAGACATCAAATGTGTTTCTTTGAATGAAAGAGTTGTTTTACAAATAGACCAAGTGAATGAATGGAACAGCCAGGATGGGTTTGAACCACTTCTTCAGGTCATAGTTTGCTATGCTTACGTAGAGAGATACACCTACCATGTTTCCGTCTTTATTGCGTCTTGCCTATGACGCTCATCCATATATcgatatgtacatattcttattccatccctttagatttgtgtgtattaggtagttggggaattgttagattacttgttagatattactgcactgtcggaactagaagcacaagcattttgctacactcgcatcaacatctgctaaccatgtgtatgtgaccaatttttaaaaatttgatttgattctagaTACTGCATTATCCCCTTTTCCCATGTCGAGACTGCTGCTACATTTTTTGACAGGGTGGTTGTCAGCCTCTGCTACCAACACCCATGACTACTTAGCCTCCATAAGTCAGAATACTGGAAGTGCGTGAGAAAAGCTAATAGGTCTACAAAACTCTTCTAAAATCTCACTGACATGAAGATGACCCTAGGTACAGGACCAAATTACCATAGTCAGATAGGGCCTTTGCTAATTGTGATTGGCTCATTTGTTGTAGCGTAGAGAGCTCACGAGAAAGCTGTAGCTTGTGGATTTCCCTCCGTCGTCTCTTTCGACACCTGTTGTTGATTTAACATTGGTGGAAAAGAGAAAAGATTGGTTGAAAATGACATTAGTAGTAGCTTTCATGCTAATTTAAAAGGTGTTTACAGATGGTTCCAAGGATCCTGATAGTGGATACACGGGAGCAGGAGTTTACATTGCTGAATTTGATGTGCAGATATGTAGAAGACTAACAGATGGACTGTCTGTATACTCTGTCTGTATGCTGAACAGTTGGCAATGGTAGTTGCTCTCCAGTGGGTGAGGACACTCAACCTATTGGAATTGTATTATGCTCAGATTCTTTGTCTGTACTGTGTAGTTTATCCTCTGGTAACTTTAATATGAGTGATCTACTATTGGAGGCAATGACTCTATTAAGGAGACTTGAGAGCGTGGTTGTAGTAGTGTGTTTCTGCTGGGTCCAAGCCCATTCAGGTGTGAGAGGGAACGGACTTGTAGACCAAGTTGCCAAATGGGCTTTAAACTAGATATAATTTATATTTGTGCTATATTGGGTAGAGGCTAAGATCATTTTTATAGACGTGTAGAAGAGGTGGGACTCCCGAGCACTACGGTCGGTTTATATGCCCTTGCAAAGAAAGGTCAGTAGAACAAGATTCAAAAGGCGGGACAGGGTGGGGGTTTATTAGAAGTTAGTAGGGCTCTTTTTTTTCATGTTCTTAGGTTGGCATTTATATGCCCTCCAAAGAAAGGTCAGTGGAACACGATTCAAAAGGCTGGACGGGGATGGGGGTTTGTTAGAAGGGCTCTTTTTTTCATGTTCTTAGTAGTACATGATTAGGTAGGAGGGTTtcgtgtttttgtttgttttcatcaTTGGCCATTGTTTTTTGACAATACACTCCAGTACAGGAGGTGGCGCTATGCACTTCTAACGTCTGTTTGCAGACCgccatagaagaagaagaagttgtAGCTTGAAACTAGCCACACACCGCAGTTTGGTGGTGGTTGCATGCAACATTTTAGCTAGCTACAGCAACATTTCATATTTTCAGGTAAATGCACCATACTTTGTAGAAGTCTATCATAATTTATGTTTGAATCATTAATATTATATTTTAATAAAGTTACTGTATTAGAATTAGTTAGCTAGTGATTTAGTTTGACTGCTAGTTTGCATAAGGCAACGTTAGCttcgtaacgttagctagcagataGCGTAttggaagctagctagctattagctaacgttagccagtaacGTTATTAGCGGTCTCTTTGCAGAGTCATTAAACATTATACGCTTACCATGCAAGTAGCGAGTTATGTCTATTGTATAGATATTATTGAGATTCTATATATAATAATGGGCTAACATGTACCTATCTAGCTTTCCAGGTAGTTAGCTAAATagctagcattagctagctagcattctaACTTGCAAAAATGGAGACGCCAGGTGAGGCGCGCCAAAAGGCAGCAACGTTGCCATAGCCAAACTAGCTAGTGGTTattactagttaccacagccacagagTCAAAATGGCTATAtcgtaaaaaataatgaaaacaaaaatgaactTTTTGGGCTTaaattagggttaggcataaggttagcagtgtggttatgaTTAGGTTTATAATCAGATTTTACGATAAATTGTATAAATAGGCGGGGTTTAGCCATAAATGTAATTATTccattgtggctgtggtaactaatgACAACTGCTAGCTAACGAGTACCAAACTTTGGATAAAttgacctagctagctaactagataTATGCCTTCACTTGTGTGGTCTAGAATAGCGGATCCACAATAAACTAGCAACTTGTGGCTGTAATTTCTCAAACCTACCAccacatttgatttgacatgagTACCAATCGGTTGCCATGTGAGACTGAAGCAAAccattgtttttgttgtttcGTTTCTCTTAAATTGTGATGTTAGGTGCAGTATGGAACCCTCAGAGCATCCAGAAACCTCAGCCACTTTTCAAATGGCCAATGAGAATGTACATCTAGACCTGCTATCCACACAGACTGATATGGACCTGTTTTCTGGGCACACTGATATGGGCCTTCTGCCTGCTCAGACTGATGAAGGCCTACTGTCTGCACCGAGTGATATGGACCTGCTGCCTGCTCAGACTGATGTAGACCTACTGTCTGCACAGAATGATATGGACCTGCAGCCTGCACAGACTGATATGGAGGTGGCCTACTCTGGCTCACTGGGAACAGAGGGACACAGTGGGGAGCAGCAGGCCCTTGACGAGTTGACAACCTTTCTCACCCAATCTgaaagagagaggctgaaaaCTCAGGACAGTCTGAGCATCCTGGGGGACCCAGACTCACTGGAACTGTCCAAAGTCCAGGTGGAGGACTTTTACAGCCGCACAGTCCTTCCAGAACCATCAGACTTTCAGGAACCCTCAGTCTTTCCAATGCCCTCTGTCCTTCCAGAACCTTCCGTCCTTCCAGAATCCTCATACCTTCAAGAACCTTCAGGCTTCTCAGAATCCTCAGTCTATCCAGAACCCTCATACCTTTCAAAACCCTCAGGCTTTTCAGAGCCCTCAGGCCTGCCAGAACACTCAGACTTCCAAGAGCCCTCCGGTTCAGCCACAGGCCTCAGTCAGGATGAGTGGGGCAGGCAGGGTCACACAGAAGCCTGGTCAGAAATGGGAGCTGAGCCTGGAACAGACAGACTGGAGGTCACCGAGGGAACACCGACTGTAACTGGGACACAGATgccagggacaggagaggagcaaATGGACATAGTGCATGAAGATCCCACTGCATCTGTTCAAGATGAAGTTGATCCAAATATGCCTTCTATAGTCAGCGTAGAGAGCTCACACTCTGAGGATGGTCCAGGCAAAGAGGAAGCCTTATCATTCTATGGATTGGTGCCAAAGGTAGAGGGCACAgcagagaaaaagagtgagaaagaACAGCCTGTGGGGGGCGGTATGTCCCCACTATCATCCTGGGCCCAGCCATTGACACCAGGTGAAGGTGTGTAGTAAGGAACTTTAGGTTTTTAGGCTCATAAGTTTATTAACTTATGTCACACATACATAGAAGTCTCAGTGCCACATAAATAGTTTGAGAAGGATAAAGGGAAATGCAAAACTTGATTTAGGCTTAATTACACATCTTTGAGAAACGATTAGCAATCACATCTTCAAATGGCCATGTCAGTTTACATATAGTCTGCATCTACTATGTCATGAACAGCCTTTAGTTACTGATGATCGATTGTGTTTCAGCTGAGGAACAACCTGAAACTGAGGTCGCCGTCGAAGATCCAAATGGTC from Oncorhynchus tshawytscha isolate Ot180627B linkage group LG09, Otsh_v2.0, whole genome shotgun sequence encodes the following:
- the LOC112257661 gene encoding TBC1 domain family member 8B isoform X3; protein product: MWLKPEEILLKNALKLWVAEKGNEYFVLQRRRGYGEGGGGLTGLLVGTLDTMMDSTSKVAPFRILHQTPDSQIYWSIACGGTKEEINQHWEWLEKNIMRTLSVFDSSDDITSFVQGKIRGLIAEEGKVSGVQEDDPEKFREALLRFEKWFDLPQKEKLVTYYSCSYWRGRVPCQGWLYLSTNFLSFYSYLLGSEVKLVVSWNEIWRLEKTSNVILTESIHVLANGEDHYFSMFLHLSETFLIMEQLADYSIKRLFDKETFQEEPSLSDPLQITKRGLETNARNEQFRAFFRLPKEENLLEVYESFLWVPFSHFNTLGKICLSESYLCFASQDGSQCHVIIPMREVIGVEKPDRSSRALTVCVRGKRALRFSEVRDFERLGNAIRRRCGMTASPQHSASTEGIRGECQNLINHFEDNPEEVAMMVGQKESSKTVSNEALMTVFHPQDAENLDPKMLKEKMKEQSWNIHFSEYGRGTSMFCTKKTRDLIVRGVPEALRGELWMLFSGAVNDMAANPGYYSEIVDKSLGTSTLATDEIERDLHRSLPEHPAFQSDTGISALRRVLTAYAYRNPKIGYCQAMNILTSVLLLYAKEEEAFWLLVAVCERMLPDYFNRRIIGALVDQAVFEELIRMHLTQLTEHMTDLTFFSSVSLSWFLTLFISVLPIESAVNVVDCFFYDGIKAILQLGLAVLDYNMEGLISSHDDAEAVTILSKFFDNVTNKDSPLPQTVQQNSVGNNDKASSLSKVDISDLIKEAYEKYGDMKSEEVERMRKRNKLYVIQTLEDTTKQNVLRVVSQEVKFSVPQLDNLYALFKRQHFLSCYWTMNSPVLLHHDPSLAYLEQYQLGFHQFRVLFSLLEPWSLCSGNDALFLWAFRLLDENQDGLVNFKEFCCALDILYSGTFTNKLKFLFKLHLPPVSDLPEDGVIRKSPERGKGKVDLQAYLKQWQDEILKKEESIKDLPRINQAQFIQFSKTLYNLFHGDPEEESLYRAVARVTSLLLRMEEVGRRLQEPTSPTQAAPEGALLNREACSTPERSSDTPCATITLEAGSILQEVEWSFAFEQILASLLNEPVLVRFFERPVDIQARLDHAKGAQLKAKTNK